The genome window ACGAGAAGCACCGTTCGGCCCTGCGCTGATCGCCCATCCGACAGCGTCCGTTCCCGAAGTGTCGCGTCCGGCGAGGTCGTCGGACATGCTATCTCCCCACCATCGGCCGGTCTGAAGCTTTTCCGGGCATAGCCTGTTGGAACTGATTCAAAGCCCGCCGGCGAATCCGCCCGTCATCGCTCGCCTCGACCTATCGGGAACGGGGAAGGGCCGGCGAACGACACATGAGGAACGCGCATCCGACCTTTCGGGAACGACGCCATCGACCTTTCGCGAACGGATCATCGTTCCTTCGGGAACGCGGCGCAGGCGGTGAAGCGCTGCCTAACTGTTCTAACCTCTCCCCCTAACCCCTCTAACGGGCAGGGGAAGTTGCTTCGCTGGAGTGAATGGGGGAGGGCAGTTCAGCTCAGGCGCAGCGCTCGGTCATGATCCTGACCGGGGCCCAGGAAGCGCACGATCACGATCCCGCCGGCGCCAGCCTCCGCCACCATGTAGAGGATGCCGTAACCGCGCCAGCTGCGCCGCCTGATGCCCTGCTGTTCGTAGCGCGGCACCAGCGGGAACGCGCGGGGCATGGTCGCCAGCCGCCCGGCCTCTGCCCTTAGGTCAGCGACGAAGCTGCGCGCGCGTGCCGGATTATCGCGCGCGATGAACAGCGCGATACGCCGCAGGTCGTCCCGCGCCTGCGGGGTCAGGATCACGGCCATCGAATTGCGTCAGGCGGCGGATGGGTCGCCGGAGGCGGGGAGGGCGGCGATCTCCGCATCAAGGTCGGCGCACACAGCGTCCAGATCCTGACCATGGCCGGCGTCGATATCCGCCAGCCCACGCTCCACCGAGGCGTCCAGCGCGGCGAGCCAGGCGGCCTCGTTCTGCTGTTCGATCCGGTCACGGCGGATCAGGTCGCGGACGTAGTCGCTGGTGCTGGCATAATCACCGTCATCGATGCGCGACTGGACGAATGCGCGCAGCGGATCGGGGAGGGAGATGTTCATGGAAGCCATAACGGCATAATGGCAGAAACTGCCATCGGGTCCAGTGCGAAGCCGCGCGCCCTTGCCTGCCGCCATATCTGACGTATATTACCGTCAGAAACACCGGAACATGCCCGCATGACCATCGCCGCCTATATCGATCACGGCCAGTTCGCGCCCCGCAAGATCGCCGCCGTACTGCGCACCACCAGCGACGAGCTGGCGCGGTCGCTCGGCCTCGGCAAGGATGCGGTGCAGCGCAAGGACCGGATCGCATCCGACCGCACGCAGCGGCGCCTGCGGCACATGGTGGAGATCCTGAACAAGGTGGAGGGCCGCTTCGGGTCCCCCCTGCTGGCCTATGCCTGGTACCGGTCGGAGCCGTTGTCGGGCTTCGACAACCGCACCGCCATGCAATTGGTGCACGAGAACCGGGCGGACGAGGTGCTGCGCTATGTCGATGCGGTGGATGCCGGCGTCTACGCCTGAGTGATGCACTATGCCGGCCTGCTGTACCGGGCGCTGAACCCCGTCTGGGCGCGTCAGCCGCTGTCAGGGGAGGGCGCGGCGCGGTTCGGCGGCAGGTTCAACCGGATCGGCCGTGCGGCGCTGTACACGTCCCTGGCGCCCGATACGACCATTCGGGAAGCGAACCGCGTGGGCGTGCTGCAACCGACCGTCCTGGTGGCCCTGAGGGCCGATATCGGGCCATTGCTGGACGGGACCGATCCCGCCGCGCTGGCAGAGCACGACGCCACGCCGCAGATGCTGGCCGATCCCGCCTGGGCGGAGGCGATGGCGCGCGGCCGCCCGGTGCCGACGCAGGCGCTGGCCGAACGGCTGGTCGCGGCGGGCTTCGCCGGGATGCTGGTGCCAAGCTATGCCCGCGGCGCGCCCGCCGATGCCCTCAACCTGGTCCTGTGGCGCTGGGA of Croceibacterium sp. TMG7-5b_MA50 contains these proteins:
- a CDS encoding type II toxin-antitoxin system RelE/ParE family toxin, whose protein sequence is MAVILTPQARDDLRRIALFIARDNPARARSFVADLRAEAGRLATMPRAFPLVPRYEQQGIRRRSWRGYGILYMVAEAGAGGIVIVRFLGPGQDHDRALRLS
- a CDS encoding antitoxin Xre/MbcA/ParS toxin-binding domain-containing protein, which codes for MTIAAYIDHGQFAPRKIAAVLRTTSDELARSLGLGKDAVQRKDRIASDRTQRRLRHMVEILNKVEGRFGSPLLAYAWYRSEPLSGFDNRTAMQLVHENRADEVLRYVDAVDAGVYA
- a CDS encoding type II toxin-antitoxin system ParD family antitoxin, with the translated sequence MNISLPDPLRAFVQSRIDDGDYASTSDYVRDLIRRDRIEQQNEAAWLAALDASVERGLADIDAGHGQDLDAVCADLDAEIAALPASGDPSAA
- a CDS encoding RES domain-containing protein; the encoded protein is MHYAGLLYRALNPVWARQPLSGEGAARFGGRFNRIGRAALYTSLAPDTTIREANRVGVLQPTVLVALRADIGPLLDGTDPAALAEHDATPQMLADPAWAEAMARGRPVPTQALAERLVAAGFAGMLVPSYARGAPADALNLVLWRWDGALTLVDDEGRLR